The following proteins are co-located in the Fluviicola sp. genome:
- a CDS encoding inorganic pyrophosphatase: protein MSKRFTSHPWHGIEIGEKQPAIVNAFIEIIPSDAIKYEIHKPSGYIMVDRPQKLSNHMPCLYGFVPQTYCDKEVAAFSNEKTGRTDIVGDGDPLDICVLSERSFNHGNILCDAKVIGGFRMLDGGEADDKIIAVLKGDQAYGAIEDISEMPKMVIDRVRHFFLTYKDLDGGAKNVEITHVYGKDEAFEVIKRSHNDYNNKFGNATDELASALEKLLG, encoded by the coding sequence ATGAGTAAGCGTTTTACTTCGCATCCGTGGCATGGGATTGAGATCGGTGAAAAGCAGCCGGCAATCGTCAATGCCTTTATCGAAATCATTCCGTCTGACGCTATCAAGTACGAGATCCACAAACCATCCGGTTATATCATGGTAGACAGACCTCAGAAATTGTCCAATCACATGCCTTGTTTGTACGGATTCGTTCCGCAAACGTATTGCGATAAAGAAGTAGCTGCTTTCTCGAATGAAAAAACGGGAAGAACGGATATCGTCGGTGACGGTGATCCATTGGATATTTGTGTGCTTTCGGAGCGTTCATTCAACCACGGGAATATTTTGTGCGATGCAAAAGTGATCGGTGGTTTCAGAATGCTTGATGGCGGTGAAGCTGACGATAAGATCATCGCTGTTCTAAAAGGAGACCAGGCTTACGGAGCAATCGAAGATATTTCTGAAATGCCTAAAATGGTGATTGACCGCGTTCGCCACTTCTTCCTGACTTACAAAGATTTGGACGGAGGTGCTAAAAACGTAGAAATTACGCACGTTTACGGGAAAGACGAGGCTTTCGAAGTCATCAAAAGATCTCATAACGACTATAACAACAAATTCGGAAATGCCACGGATGAACTGGCTTCCGCATTAGAGAAATTGTTGGGATAA
- a CDS encoding YceI family protein has product MKKRSVTIIAAAFAGLALSFTVATSSIWSLDGVHSRLGFTVKHMGISDFNGSFGNYEVKMTATKEDFSDAKVELTGDIASINTANEMRDNHLKGADFFDAEKYPKFTFVSKSFTKVAKSKNEYKVVGDLTLHGVTKEITMTAVHNGTVTNPMNKKEVSGFKMTGTINRLDFKVGAENPGLSNDVHVTADLELVKE; this is encoded by the coding sequence ATGAAAAAACGTTCAGTTACAATTATCGCAGCTGCTTTCGCTGGTTTAGCATTATCTTTCACAGTTGCAACATCCTCTATCTGGTCTTTGGACGGAGTTCACTCTCGCCTTGGATTTACAGTAAAACACATGGGAATCTCTGATTTCAACGGAAGCTTCGGGAATTACGAAGTAAAAATGACTGCTACGAAAGAAGATTTTTCGGATGCAAAAGTTGAATTGACAGGTGATATCGCTAGTATCAATACAGCAAACGAAATGCGTGATAACCACCTGAAAGGTGCTGATTTCTTCGACGCTGAGAAATACCCGAAATTTACATTCGTAAGCAAATCTTTCACAAAAGTTGCGAAGTCTAAAAACGAATACAAAGTAGTTGGTGATTTGACATTACACGGTGTAACGAAAGAAATCACAATGACTGCAGTTCACAACGGAACAGTTACTAACCCAATGAACAAAAAAGAAGTAAGCGGTTTCAAAATGACAGGAACAATCAACAGATTGGACTTCAAAGTTGGTGCTGAGAACCCTGGATTGAGCAACGACGTACACGTTACTGCTGATTTGGAATTGGTTAAAGAATAA
- a CDS encoding polyprenyl synthetase family protein, with protein MTVQEILSPIEAEMKLFEIRFHESMKSKVPLLDKITHYIIRRKGKQMRPMFLFLTAKMLGEINEKTYQSASLVELLHTATLVHDDVVDDANERRGFFSVNALWKNKIAVLVGDYMLSRVLLHSLENDNVRALQIVARAVREMSEGELLQIEKARKLDITEEVYFDVIRQKTASLIATVCESAAASVDREDMADRMRKFGELVGLAFQVKDDIFDYGTPGNIGKPTGNDIRERKMTLPLIYALQHSDKAVRKELMNIVKNHNEEKKYVQRAIQLVIAAGGIEYAHKRMIELKTEALDLLADIPDSESKRALIGLVEYTVTRDK; from the coding sequence ATGACAGTCCAGGAGATTCTATCGCCCATCGAAGCGGAAATGAAATTGTTCGAAATTCGTTTCCACGAGAGTATGAAATCAAAGGTTCCTTTACTGGATAAAATCACACATTACATCATTCGAAGAAAAGGAAAGCAGATGCGCCCGATGTTCCTCTTCCTGACGGCAAAAATGCTGGGAGAGATCAACGAAAAAACGTATCAGAGCGCCTCTTTGGTGGAGTTATTGCATACAGCAACTTTGGTTCACGACGACGTAGTGGACGATGCCAATGAACGCCGCGGTTTCTTTTCCGTAAACGCACTCTGGAAGAATAAAATTGCAGTACTGGTCGGTGATTACATGCTTTCACGCGTGTTGCTCCATTCATTGGAAAACGACAATGTCCGGGCACTTCAGATTGTGGCGCGCGCCGTTCGTGAAATGAGTGAAGGAGAATTACTCCAGATCGAAAAAGCCCGCAAACTGGATATCACGGAAGAAGTTTATTTTGATGTGATTCGTCAGAAAACCGCCAGTTTGATCGCGACCGTTTGTGAATCTGCAGCTGCATCCGTTGACCGGGAAGACATGGCCGACCGCATGCGCAAATTCGGGGAATTAGTAGGGCTCGCATTCCAGGTGAAAGACGATATTTTCGATTACGGAACTCCGGGAAATATCGGTAAGCCTACCGGAAACGACATCCGCGAACGGAAAATGACTTTGCCGCTGATTTATGCGCTGCAACACAGTGATAAAGCAGTCCGCAAGGAATTGATGAACATTGTCAAAAACCACAACGAGGAAAAGAAATACGTTCAGCGTGCCATCCAATTGGTGATTGCTGCGGGCGGAATCGAATACGCACACAAACGCATGATCGAATTGAAAACCGAAGCTTTGGACCTGCTGGCCGACATCCCGGATTCCGAATCCAAAAGAGCGTTGATCGGCCTGGTGGAATACACGGTTACACGTGATAAGTAA
- a CDS encoding DUF2911 domain-containing protein, with amino-acid sequence MKQVITTAILAIGFGTLSQAQLAPQPSPFSKTEQTVGLTNLTIEYSRPSKKNRVIFGDVVPFGEVWRTGANENTKFTNSDPVIFGKDTLKPGTYALYTKPGKESWDLIFYTDASNWGTPESWDDKKVALKTSAKPTAAKETVETFTISIDGLQSVNGGTLTLKWDQTAVAFPFAVPTDAKVMANINKTMAGPSANDYFGAANYYLENKKDLKKALEWATKASDMNPEAFWILRTKSLIQAELGDKKGAIESAKKGLALSEKTKYDNYTKMFNDSIKEWSK; translated from the coding sequence ATGAAACAAGTCATTACAACCGCAATTTTAGCCATTGGCTTCGGTACCTTGTCCCAGGCACAATTAGCGCCGCAGCCAAGCCCGTTTAGCAAAACGGAGCAAACTGTCGGACTTACAAACCTGACGATCGAATATTCCCGTCCAAGTAAGAAAAACCGCGTGATTTTCGGAGATGTGGTTCCTTTCGGGGAAGTTTGGAGAACAGGTGCCAACGAAAACACGAAGTTTACCAACTCAGATCCGGTAATTTTCGGGAAAGACACCTTGAAGCCGGGAACTTACGCGCTTTATACCAAACCGGGAAAAGAATCGTGGGATTTGATCTTCTACACAGACGCTTCCAACTGGGGAACTCCTGAAAGCTGGGACGACAAGAAGGTAGCTTTGAAAACTTCGGCAAAACCAACTGCAGCGAAAGAAACTGTAGAGACTTTCACCATTTCTATCGACGGATTACAATCTGTAAACGGAGGTACTTTGACCCTGAAGTGGGACCAAACGGCTGTTGCTTTCCCGTTTGCAGTTCCTACGGATGCAAAAGTGATGGCAAACATCAACAAAACGATGGCCGGGCCTTCTGCAAACGATTATTTCGGAGCGGCAAATTATTACCTGGAGAATAAGAAAGATTTGAAAAAAGCGTTGGAATGGGCTACCAAAGCATCTGACATGAATCCGGAAGCATTCTGGATCCTGCGCACAAAATCATTGATCCAGGCAGAATTGGGCGACAAAAAAGGCGCTATCGAATCTGCGAAAAAAGGATTGGCTTTGTCTGAAAAAACGAAATACGACAACTACACCAAAATGTTCAATGACTCCATCAAGGAATGGAGTAAATAA
- a CDS encoding nuclear transport factor 2 family protein — protein sequence MKTILFLLLVVPVFGYAQKAEKKEVRRVIDQLFEGMRKGDSSMVRKTFFPNATLNTSFVNKKGEAKFHCDSIHSFLNAIGKPHEEVWDERLLSCEIKIDDNLATVWTKYAFYVDNVYSHEGVNAFQLVKTDGSWKILIITDTRRKNNSKIK from the coding sequence ATGAAAACGATTCTGTTTCTTTTATTGGTCGTTCCTGTTTTTGGATATGCACAAAAAGCCGAAAAAAAAGAAGTCCGCCGGGTTATTGACCAATTATTTGAAGGCATGCGAAAAGGCGACAGTTCGATGGTAAGAAAGACTTTCTTTCCGAATGCAACTTTAAACACGAGTTTTGTCAATAAGAAAGGTGAAGCAAAATTTCACTGCGATTCCATTCATTCTTTCCTGAATGCAATTGGCAAGCCGCATGAAGAAGTTTGGGATGAACGATTGCTTTCCTGCGAAATTAAAATCGATGACAATCTTGCGACGGTTTGGACGAAATATGCTTTTTATGTCGACAATGTCTATTCGCACGAAGGTGTAAATGCTTTTCAGCTGGTAAAAACAGACGGCTCCTGGAAGATTTTGATTATTACAGATACGCGCCGGAAGAATAATAGCAAAATAAAATAA
- the corA gene encoding magnesium/cobalt transporter CorA, with product MIRVFYTHENELVWEKYPEKAVLDPKKNYIWIDLLHASQEEKDQVCEFFQVKLPTYKEAVEIESSSRYSEDHMSIKANSGFLKDGDTPKIHQVSFLLKENILFTVRNVELQSFAEVVKKIKVSRQDFIRSGSQIWVLLLETRIDLDADYIESLTRITNIISRKVQSLSDPEEKTLRKIAELQENTILIRESVTDKQRLISALMRSPFIDHETDERLRVIMKDITSLLQHTQFSFERLEYLQDTLMGLVNIEQNKIIKIFTVFSVVFLPPTLIAGIYGMNFKVMPELSLSFGYPIAIVLMIASMGLTLLYFKRKKWL from the coding sequence ATGATTCGCGTATTTTATACACACGAAAATGAGCTGGTTTGGGAAAAATATCCTGAAAAAGCAGTTCTCGACCCCAAAAAAAACTATATATGGATCGATCTGCTCCATGCCAGTCAGGAAGAAAAGGACCAGGTTTGTGAATTTTTCCAGGTAAAACTACCTACTTACAAAGAAGCGGTGGAAATTGAAAGCAGTTCCCGCTACTCGGAAGACCACATGTCCATTAAGGCCAACAGCGGGTTTTTAAAAGACGGAGATACGCCCAAAATTCACCAGGTTTCCTTTTTACTGAAAGAAAACATTCTGTTTACCGTTCGCAACGTGGAATTACAATCCTTTGCTGAAGTTGTGAAAAAAATCAAGGTTTCACGACAGGATTTCATACGTTCCGGGTCGCAGATTTGGGTCTTACTGCTGGAAACACGTATCGATCTGGATGCGGACTACATTGAAAGCCTGACACGTATTACCAATATCATCAGCCGGAAAGTACAGAGCTTATCCGATCCGGAGGAAAAGACTTTGCGTAAGATTGCCGAATTGCAGGAGAACACGATCCTGATCCGGGAAAGTGTTACCGATAAACAGCGATTGATTTCTGCACTTATGCGCTCTCCGTTTATTGATCATGAAACGGATGAACGTTTGCGCGTTATTATGAAGGATATCACTTCCCTGCTCCAGCATACGCAGTTTAGTTTTGAGCGGCTGGAATACCTGCAGGACACCTTGATGGGTTTGGTGAATATCGAACAGAATAAAATCATTAAGATTTTTACGGTCTTCTCCGTGGTATTCCTTCCTCCTACTCTGATTGCCGGAATTTATGGGATGAATTTCAAGGTGATGCCTGAATTGAGCTTGTCTTTCGGCTATCCGATCGCTATTGTGCTGATGATCGCTTCGATGGGATTGACGCTGCTTTATTTTAAGCGAAAGAAGTGGTTATAG
- a CDS encoding ChbG/HpnK family deacetylase, translated as MRTSKYILTADDYGAIDYIDQGIIKAIKAGKINSVACFTTRFDRENEAELPERIQKLLDLKKEGYEFSIGLHFCITSGFSNDVDTMLYGNSLTQYNAEKKRHEFKSAVNYHFKQVEEAHIEKELRSQIKILQDLLGDEPIDSISNHHGLVYINTNLFRPYSRVAAEFHIPVRAPLTWRKAGLKVSNWDRKMFNATIREGIKLKMLDQLRNALDSKSRIKIAQNLNIFHPTCLVDEFYGQPFKPNLVQLFESFNDATFSAEFMFHLADAEYRVQQGLNEDQTADMRSYNGIDSGYFRWREMEFNTLMNTDFPEKLQKTNFRGLVALDKEKPIWLVNV; from the coding sequence ATGAGAACCAGTAAGTATATTCTTACAGCCGATGATTACGGGGCTATCGATTACATTGATCAGGGAATCATCAAAGCAATCAAAGCAGGTAAAATCAATTCCGTCGCTTGTTTCACTACACGATTTGACCGCGAGAACGAGGCCGAGTTACCCGAACGCATCCAAAAATTGCTGGATCTGAAAAAAGAAGGCTATGAATTTTCCATCGGTCTGCATTTCTGTATCACATCCGGTTTTTCAAACGATGTCGACACCATGCTGTATGGAAATTCCCTGACGCAATACAACGCTGAGAAAAAGCGGCATGAGTTCAAATCGGCAGTGAATTATCATTTTAAACAGGTCGAAGAAGCGCACATTGAAAAGGAATTGCGTTCCCAAATCAAAATATTGCAGGACCTGCTGGGTGATGAACCTATCGATTCGATTTCCAATCACCATGGATTGGTATATATCAACACCAATTTATTCCGGCCTTATTCACGCGTAGCAGCTGAATTCCACATTCCTGTCCGTGCTCCTTTAACCTGGAGAAAAGCTGGATTAAAAGTGAGTAATTGGGACCGTAAGATGTTCAACGCAACGATTCGGGAAGGGATCAAACTGAAAATGCTGGACCAATTGCGCAATGCACTGGATTCGAAAAGCAGGATTAAGATCGCTCAAAACCTGAACATCTTCCATCCTACCTGCCTGGTTGACGAATTTTACGGCCAGCCGTTCAAACCAAACCTGGTACAACTGTTCGAATCATTCAATGATGCCACGTTCAGCGCTGAATTCATGTTCCATTTGGCAGATGCGGAATACCGCGTCCAGCAAGGATTGAATGAAGACCAAACGGCAGACATGCGCTCGTATAACGGAATTGACAGCGGTTATTTCAGATGGCGCGAAATGGAATTTAATACATTGATGAACACCGACTTTCCGGAGAAATTGCAGAAAACAAATTTCCGGGGATTGGTGGCTTTAGATAAAGAAAAACCGATTTGGTTGGTAAATGTCTAG
- the dnaG gene encoding DNA primase — protein sequence MSRIPPHIIDEIMQTARIEEVIGEFVNLKKSGSNLKGLSPFVDEKSPSFMVSPAKQIFKCFSSGKGGTVVSFLMEKEHFSYPEALKWLADKYGIQVPEDKPQTAEEMAAVTERESLYIINEFAKEHFMHNMHENPEGQNIGLSYFEERGFRADIIRKFQLGYCLNSGDDFTKAALKKGYKKEYLESVGLTRTKDDRSFDFFRGRVMFPIHSISGRVLGFGGRTLITDNKKVAKYFNSPESIIYNKSEILYGLYFAKGDIVKYDNCFLCEGYTDVISMHQAGVANSVASSGTSLTKEQIRLIKRYTQNITILYDGDAAGIKASFRGIDLILEEGMNVKVVLFPDGDDPDSYSKKVSTTELMDFIKANTQDFVSFKTSLLLAEGNNDPLQKAQIIRDVVQSISLIPDQITRSVFTTEIARVFGFDESIVINELNKLRKNQVAKELDEPMIASNPSLTDTFTEPTPQAVTATEVKAPYAREEHELIRVLVKYGVFAITTDHIDEHGLAHTVEVSVAELINHELAKDELTFQFPVFQDIYQQIVDGLADKTLYKVSYWLRHENPEIVQLITEIETEQHELSPQWLMKYSVDTNREIDKLKNTVMNAIYGFKKLRVMQRIAQIQKELNDLAENITQEQFQDLLSEQIVLERVKMSIAGKLNQTIIH from the coding sequence ATGTCTCGCATTCCCCCGCATATCATTGATGAAATCATGCAAACAGCTCGTATTGAAGAGGTGATCGGGGAATTTGTGAACTTAAAAAAGTCCGGATCGAACCTGAAAGGGCTGAGTCCGTTCGTGGATGAGAAATCGCCTTCCTTCATGGTTTCTCCTGCAAAACAGATCTTTAAGTGCTTTTCTTCCGGAAAAGGAGGAACGGTGGTTAGCTTCCTCATGGAAAAGGAGCATTTTTCATACCCGGAAGCTTTAAAGTGGCTGGCTGATAAATACGGGATCCAGGTCCCGGAAGACAAACCGCAGACAGCGGAAGAAATGGCCGCCGTTACCGAGCGCGAAAGTTTATACATCATCAACGAATTCGCCAAGGAACATTTCATGCACAACATGCATGAGAACCCGGAAGGCCAGAACATCGGTCTCTCCTATTTCGAAGAACGCGGATTCAGAGCGGATATCATCAGGAAATTTCAATTGGGATACTGCCTGAACTCAGGGGATGATTTCACCAAAGCGGCCCTGAAAAAAGGATATAAAAAAGAATACCTGGAATCTGTGGGGTTAACCCGCACGAAAGATGACCGCAGTTTCGATTTCTTCCGTGGCCGTGTGATGTTCCCCATTCATTCCATTTCCGGCCGTGTTTTGGGATTCGGAGGACGAACGCTGATTACAGACAATAAAAAAGTAGCCAAGTACTTCAACTCTCCCGAAAGTATCATCTACAATAAGAGTGAAATCTTGTACGGATTGTACTTCGCGAAAGGTGATATCGTCAAATACGACAACTGTTTCCTGTGCGAAGGATACACAGACGTTATTTCCATGCACCAGGCCGGAGTGGCCAATTCGGTAGCTTCTTCGGGAACTTCTTTGACGAAGGAACAAATCCGTTTGATCAAGCGCTACACGCAAAACATTACGATCCTTTACGATGGTGACGCAGCTGGAATTAAAGCCTCTTTCCGCGGAATTGACCTCATCCTGGAAGAAGGAATGAACGTAAAAGTGGTGCTTTTCCCGGATGGTGACGACCCGGATTCTTACTCCAAAAAAGTCAGTACCACGGAATTGATGGATTTCATCAAAGCCAATACGCAGGATTTTGTGAGCTTCAAAACCTCCCTCCTGCTTGCCGAAGGAAATAACGATCCGCTGCAAAAAGCACAGATCATCCGCGATGTGGTTCAATCCATTTCATTGATCCCGGATCAGATCACCCGTTCTGTTTTTACAACCGAGATTGCCCGTGTTTTCGGATTTGATGAAAGTATCGTCATCAACGAATTGAACAAACTGCGTAAAAACCAGGTTGCGAAAGAACTGGATGAACCGATGATCGCTTCGAATCCTTCGCTGACAGATACTTTTACCGAGCCGACTCCGCAAGCCGTAACAGCTACGGAAGTGAAAGCTCCGTATGCGCGTGAGGAACATGAATTGATCCGCGTACTGGTGAAATACGGTGTTTTTGCCATTACAACCGACCACATCGACGAACATGGCCTGGCCCATACCGTGGAAGTCAGTGTTGCGGAACTCATCAATCACGAATTGGCAAAAGACGAACTGACCTTTCAATTCCCGGTCTTCCAGGACATTTACCAGCAAATTGTAGACGGATTGGCTGATAAAACACTGTATAAAGTTTCCTACTGGCTGCGGCACGAAAACCCGGAAATCGTACAGTTAATCACCGAAATTGAAACCGAGCAACACGAATTAAGTCCACAGTGGCTTATGAAATACAGCGTGGATACGAATCGTGAAATCGACAAATTGAAAAACACGGTTATGAACGCTATTTACGGTTTCAAGAAATTACGTGTCATGCAACGCATCGCACAAATACAAAAAGAACTGAACGATCTGGCCGAAAATATTACCCAGGAACAATTCCAGGATTTGCTATCCGAGCAAATTGTTTTGGAACGTGTTAAAATGTCCATTGCAGGAAAGTTGAACCAAACCATTATTCATTAA
- a CDS encoding YceI family protein has protein sequence MKRSIFLMAILLLIGGVFAFTQVKTWKIGKDYSVDFSAKGVNGIFKTLSGTVTFDEAKLSESKFVFTIDVNSINTGNGLQNKHALGAEWFNADKYPNIKFTSSSIEKKENGYAAKGKLTVKDVTKEITIPFTFIKSGSKGKIASSFSIDRSTYNVGKPGGDVGSSIKINVSIPVTK, from the coding sequence ATGAAAAGAAGTATCTTTTTAATGGCAATACTCCTCCTGATCGGGGGAGTATTTGCGTTCACACAGGTAAAAACCTGGAAGATCGGGAAAGATTACAGTGTTGATTTCTCTGCAAAGGGAGTGAACGGGATCTTTAAAACATTGAGCGGAACTGTCACTTTTGACGAAGCTAAATTGTCCGAATCCAAATTCGTTTTTACCATTGACGTGAATTCGATCAACACCGGAAACGGTTTGCAAAACAAGCATGCGCTTGGAGCTGAGTGGTTCAATGCGGATAAATATCCGAACATCAAATTCACTTCGTCTTCCATCGAGAAGAAAGAAAACGGTTACGCCGCAAAAGGTAAATTGACCGTAAAAGATGTAACGAAAGAGATCACGATTCCATTTACTTTCATAAAATCAGGAAGCAAAGGAAAAATCGCTTCTTCTTTCTCCATCGACCGTTCGACTTACAATGTTGGAAAACCTGGCGGAGACGTGGGAAGTTCCATTAAGATCAACGTATCGATACCGGTAACGAAATAA
- a CDS encoding mechanosensitive ion channel domain-containing protein: MLETKFTLGLIKVCYLNILIIAVSFFLAYVARKLIYRSLKRYLTSANIHLEGRKTTWLKLLSQSGFALAAYISIKCFNINNEGVTFKEFLDYHFIDTPKIKVSFENVIYVVLIIFGARVTINVVRLFIQRRFKRNKNNEIGTEYVYTQVAKYVINVLAFFCILVALDVDAKLFLGGSAALLVGLGLGLQDVFKDMFSGFVLLFEGSIRVGDVVEFSDGKSSDAIVAKIIRINVRTTQIETRDGNVLIVPNTKLTQEYIENWSHGSTLSRFRLPVTVAYGSDTHLVSEILKQAVLSHPKVHKTKGVDVRLNNFGENGLHMEVMFWADQSWDINVYKSEIRFEIDRLFRHYKIRIPYPQRDMRIIQETGETKEARQ; the protein is encoded by the coding sequence ATGCTGGAAACCAAATTCACGCTTGGTTTGATCAAGGTTTGTTATCTGAACATCCTGATTATTGCCGTTTCCTTTTTTCTGGCTTATGTTGCACGGAAACTGATCTACCGTTCATTAAAGCGCTACCTGACTTCCGCAAACATCCATCTGGAAGGAAGAAAAACTACGTGGCTGAAATTATTGAGTCAAAGTGGTTTTGCGCTCGCAGCTTACATTTCGATCAAGTGTTTCAACATCAACAACGAAGGAGTGACTTTCAAGGAATTCCTGGATTATCATTTCATCGATACACCCAAAATCAAAGTCAGCTTTGAAAACGTAATCTATGTGGTGCTGATCATTTTCGGGGCACGCGTTACGATCAACGTAGTGCGCTTGTTCATTCAGCGCAGGTTCAAACGAAATAAAAACAACGAAATCGGTACCGAATATGTGTACACACAAGTTGCTAAATATGTGATTAATGTATTGGCTTTCTTCTGCATTTTGGTGGCACTGGATGTCGATGCGAAATTATTCCTCGGAGGTTCTGCCGCTTTACTGGTTGGTTTGGGACTTGGATTGCAGGATGTTTTCAAAGACATGTTCTCCGGTTTCGTCCTGCTTTTTGAAGGAAGTATCCGGGTTGGCGACGTGGTGGAATTCAGTGACGGAAAATCGTCGGATGCCATCGTTGCAAAGATCATCCGGATCAATGTGCGCACTACCCAAATCGAAACCCGCGACGGCAACGTGCTCATTGTTCCCAATACGAAACTAACCCAGGAATACATTGAGAACTGGAGCCACGGAAGCACCCTTTCCCGTTTCCGGCTTCCCGTAACGGTTGCTTACGGAAGTGATACACATTTGGTGAGCGAAATCTTAAAGCAAGCCGTTCTGAGCCATCCGAAAGTGCATAAAACGAAAGGTGTTGACGTCCGTTTGAATAACTTCGGAGAAAACGGGCTTCACATGGAAGTCATGTTCTGGGCCGATCAAAGCTGGGACATCAACGTGTACAAATCCGAAATCCGTTTCGAAATCGATCGCTTATTCCGTCATTACAAAATCCGGATTCCTTATCCGCAGCGGGATATGCGGATTATCCAGGAAACCGGAGAGACAAAAGAAGCGCGCCAGTAG
- a CDS encoding VWA domain-containing protein yields the protein MRILAVICMLFICGSVHGQQSNSEDFLEYGTINRQSKRYIDLNIGNPTEQKVYILRVEHSPEVTYRLTADLIEPLSTTQLRIQVNPSQKGNFNYVLKLFMSDQANPVVYRLVGTVTEDLPDDNYLTKCPDFNAVPAGVNAPSELTIITIDKATQELLSKSTVSIIHNGRPSGTWITGRLGKFTEKLPPGFFYFLVSREGYLTKEAGIYVGPEISEITIPLSKNPAYTPPVPTKEPEPEPEEVAQQLPPEKAQEKLNEQMASEIIDTTTQKVMPELVDIPSENFDASNFRDVNVIFVLDISSSMKMGEKMNLMKYSLNQLVSKLRPQDKMGLVTYASTAEVFREPTSGDHKQELQKSISDLKPIGMTAGGKGIKMGYKEVMKNYDPDKANMVIIITDGAFNKDSEDYQKTVQKYAKDGVIFSVVGIQTRERDAQLMEEAAHFGNGRFVPIQKLSDAHSNLMQEIRIASFKGLKK from the coding sequence ATGAGAATTTTAGCGGTCATTTGTATGTTGTTCATCTGTGGTTCGGTTCACGGACAACAATCCAATTCGGAAGATTTCCTGGAATATGGTACCATTAACAGGCAGTCCAAGCGATACATCGATCTGAATATCGGGAATCCTACCGAGCAAAAAGTATACATTCTGCGCGTGGAACACAGCCCGGAAGTCACTTACCGACTAACCGCAGATCTCATTGAGCCGCTTTCCACTACGCAGCTTCGGATTCAGGTCAACCCTTCCCAAAAAGGAAATTTCAATTACGTGCTGAAATTATTCATGAGCGACCAGGCAAATCCAGTTGTTTATCGCCTGGTGGGAACTGTTACGGAAGACCTCCCGGACGATAATTACCTGACCAAATGCCCCGATTTCAATGCCGTTCCGGCAGGCGTGAATGCACCCAGCGAGTTGACGATCATTACCATCGATAAAGCGACCCAGGAATTGCTTTCAAAATCTACGGTCAGCATCATTCACAATGGACGGCCCAGCGGAACATGGATTACCGGAAGATTGGGAAAATTCACCGAAAAACTACCTCCGGGTTTCTTTTATTTCCTGGTTAGCCGGGAAGGTTATTTAACCAAAGAAGCCGGAATTTATGTCGGTCCTGAAATTTCCGAGATCACCATCCCGCTTTCGAAAAATCCTGCTTACACTCCACCGGTACCAACGAAAGAGCCGGAGCCAGAGCCGGAAGAAGTTGCGCAACAATTGCCTCCCGAAAAAGCACAGGAGAAATTGAACGAACAAATGGCCAGTGAAATCATTGATACCACCACGCAAAAAGTCATGCCGGAACTGGTTGACATTCCATCCGAGAATTTCGATGCTTCCAACTTCAGGGACGTCAACGTGATTTTTGTGCTTGATATTTCCAGTTCGATGAAGATGGGAGAAAAAATGAACCTGATGAAATATTCCCTGAACCAGTTGGTGAGCAAACTGCGCCCGCAGGATAAAATGGGATTGGTTACTTATGCCAGTACAGCCGAAGTTTTCCGGGAACCAACTTCCGGTGACCACAAGCAAGAATTACAGAAATCCATTTCGGACCTGAAACCGATCGGTATGACTGCCGGAGGAAAAGGAATTAAAATGGGTTATAAGGAAGTGATGAAGAATTACGACCCGGATAAAGCAAATATGGTCATCATTATTACGGACGGTGCTTTCAACAAAGACTCGGAAGATTACCAGAAAACCGTTCAGAAATACGCCAAAGACGGTGTGATATTTTCGGTAGTGGGAATCCAAACGCGTGAAAGAGACGCGCAATTGATGGAAGAAGCAGCACATTTCGGGAACGGGCGTTTTGTCCCGATCCAAAAGCTGTCGGATGCACATTCGAACCTGATGCAGGAAATCCGGATCGCTTCGTTTAAAGGACTAAAAAAATAA